A stretch of the Streptomyces venezuelae genome encodes the following:
- a CDS encoding ECF subfamily RNA polymerase sigma factor, BldN family: MYPPVGVDASGLATLRATVLDHLRGFVPTAYAVPALATAVPAGLGPAGPCYALTDGGATVGRRGRTGPTAAGGTGTQAARRPTADSDSARMMDLVERAQAGEADAFGRLYDQYSDTVYRYIYYRVGGKATAEDLTSETFLRALRRISTFTWQGRDFGAWLVTIARNLVADHFKSSRFRLEVTTGEMLDANEVERSPEDSVLESLSNAALLEAVRKLNPQQQECVTLRFLQGLSVAETARVMGKNEGAIKTLQYRAVRTLARLLPDDAR, encoded by the coding sequence GTGTACCCACCTGTCGGGGTTGACGCCTCGGGCCTGGCTACGCTGCGCGCAACGGTCCTCGACCATCTGCGCGGCTTCGTCCCCACCGCGTACGCCGTCCCCGCCCTCGCCACCGCGGTCCCGGCCGGCCTCGGCCCGGCCGGTCCCTGCTATGCCCTGACCGACGGCGGGGCGACGGTGGGCAGACGCGGCCGTACCGGCCCCACCGCGGCCGGCGGCACCGGAACCCAGGCCGCCCGCCGCCCCACCGCGGACAGCGACAGCGCCCGGATGATGGACCTGGTCGAACGGGCCCAGGCCGGCGAGGCCGACGCCTTCGGCCGGCTCTACGACCAGTACAGCGACACCGTGTACCGCTATATCTACTACCGCGTCGGCGGCAAGGCGACGGCGGAGGACCTCACCAGCGAGACCTTCCTGCGCGCCCTGCGCCGGATCTCCACCTTCACCTGGCAGGGCCGCGATTTCGGCGCCTGGCTGGTCACGATCGCGCGCAACCTGGTCGCCGACCACTTCAAATCCAGTCGCTTCCGCCTCGAAGTGACCACCGGCGAAATGCTGGACGCCAACGAGGTCGAACGCAGCCCCGAGGACTCGGTCCTGGAGTCCCTCTCCAACGCGGCCCTCCTGGAGGCCGTCCGCAAACTCAATCCCCAGCAGCAGGAATGCGTGACCCTGCGGTTCCTGCAAGGGCTCTCGGTCGCTGAGACGGCCCGGGTCATGGGGAAGAACGAAGGCGCCATCAAGACGCTCCAGTACCGGGCGGTCCGCACCCTGGCCCGCCTCCTCCCGGACGACGCCCGCTGA